The Elaeis guineensis isolate ETL-2024a chromosome 13, EG11, whole genome shotgun sequence genome includes a region encoding these proteins:
- the LOC105033904 gene encoding transcription termination factor MTERF9, chloroplastic, giving the protein MALLCLHSNSARFFPSPPLPSPPPNATRRAGVGFAVFSSHSSPRILKSNRRSRSGRRTSPYDDDDDGGEEDSEEEEEALPSDDHFADFEASQQAQRERMKRRFSKTRQSPKRAYWSSDAHDIVIPRKTNSPDYYRTAGRTSKKDAVELDSKEKLKNGKFTKSRFQKLVEELDFDEKWFPIIEYLSTFGLKESHFVSIYERHMLCLQMNLASAKERLEFLLSVGVKHRDIKRILMRQPQILEYTVENNLKSHVAFLVSIGIPDSRIGPTITAAPSLFSYSVEHSLKPTIRYLVEEVGIKESDVSKVVQLSPQILVQRIDNSWTSRFSFLSRELGAPRDNVVKMVTKHPQLLHYSIKDGILPRINFLRGIGMRDSDILKVLTNLTQVLSLSLEGNLRPKYLYLVNELHNEVHSLTKYPVYLSLSLEQRIRPRHMFLVSLKKAPKGPFPLSSLVPTDECFCQQWAGTSLEKYLTFRQHLLIEDFARMYERKR; this is encoded by the exons ATGGCGCTCCTATGCCTGCACTCTAACTCCGCTCGGTTCTTCCCCTCACCTCCTCTCCCGTCGCCTCCTCCCAACGCCACCCGCCGCGCCGGCGTCGGTTTCGCCgtcttctcctcccattccagTCCCCGCATCCTCAAATCCAACCGCAGGTCGCGGTCCGGCCGGCGGACGTCCCCTTACGACGATGACGATGACGGCGGCGAAGAGGATagcgaagaagaggaggaggcatTGCCATCCGAT GACCATTTTGCAGATTTTGAAGCCAGTCAACAAGCCCAAAGAGAACGGATGAAAAGAAGATTCTCAAAAACCAGACAAAGCCCGAAGCGAGCATATTGGTCCTCTGATGCACATGACATAGTCATCCCAAGGAAAACAAATTCACCAGACTACTACCGTACTGCAGGCAGAACATCCAAAAAGGATGCTGTGGAGTTGGATAGCAAAGAAAAG CTGAAGAATGGAAAATTTACTAAAAGCAGGTTCCAAAAACTTGTAGAGGAACTTGATTTTGATGAGAAGTGGTTCCCGATAATTGAATACTTGAGCACATTTGGATTGAAAGAATCCCATTTTGTATCCATCTATGAGAGGCATATGCTTTGCCTGCAGATGAACCTGGCTTCTGCGAAGGAAAGATTGGAGTTTTTGTTGAGTGTTGGTGTCAAACATAGAGACATCAAAAGGATACTTATGAGGCAGCCCCAAATTCTGGAGTATACTGTTGAAAACAATCTGAAGTCCCATGTTGCCTTTTTGGTTAGCATTGGAATTCCAGATTCGCGAATAGGTCCAACAATTACTGCTGCTCCATCTTTATTCTCTTACAGTGTCGAGCATTCTCTAAAGCCAACAATCAGGTATTTGGTTGAAGAAGTAGGTATCAAGGAAAGTGATGTCAGCAAAGTGGTGCAGCTGAGCCCCCAAATTTTGGTCCAAAGGATTGATAACTCATGGACTTCTCGcttctcctttctatcaagggAATTAGGGGCACCCAGAGATAATGTAGTCAAGATGGTCACCAAGCATCCACAGCTCCTTCATTACAGCATTAAGGATGGAATATTGCCTAGAATCAACTTTCTTAGGGGCATTGGGATGCGTGATTCTGATATCCTGAAAGTATTAACAAATCTTACGCAG GTATTATCTTTGTCGTTGGAGGGGAATCTGAGGCCCAAGTATCTTTATCTGGTTAATGAACTTCACAATGAGGTGCACTCCCTGACAAAATATCCCGTGTACTTAAGCTTGTCTCTGGAGCAACGGATTCGACCTCGTCACATGTTCTTGGTTTCCCTAAAGAAGGCTCCAAAGGGTCCATTTCCTCTGAGCTCGCTCGTTCCTACTGATGAGTGTTTCTGTCAACAATGGGCTGGAACTAGTTTAGAGAAGTATTTGACATTTAGACAGCATTTGCTAATCGAAGACTTTGCTCGGATGTATGAAAGGAAAAGATAG
- the LOC105033906 gene encoding zinc finger CCCH domain-containing protein 18 isoform X2: protein MDFAELTKIISSRVQKLEPDNAIKIMGCILLKEPGEQEMLQLAIGHENILLSKINDAKAMLSMLSPKNFTSAQMHSIPNNSHQFGSYPPSGSRPFSSPATFHVATHYWDPQLAPDQHTLVQSLDFGPRLYTDSIGDDYSLHNQPQFSGIDEQLDNANPMGSYYYPDAALAGGMTGRTSRRSQSLSELPMKTCHYYIKGFCKHGVNCRYSHGLSFPDGYSQVFSPGMNELLNEDRGFAPGSLEKLEMEIIELLRSKRGSPVSIASLPMLYYEKYGRNLQAEGYLTESQRHGKAGFSLTKLLARLKNSIRLIDRPHGQHSVILAEDTHRYMECRHERSDLGSAVASSHQIYLTFPADSTFTEEDVAHYFRQYGPVRDVRIPSQDRRMFGFVSFHYAQTVHDILMKRNPHFICNSRVLVKPYREKSRIIDRTYMEKLKPAMYYPSRCIEGEPELHTIPRESDSSRMFKSKLIEQEMISELERRHFSELNLSKPLSQQPYSSYDMEEFKVTEDGIEFPLIDHFSYTLDALNSGSTSNDRARQSSNGYSDQESGHIELPESPFASPPMESSISAII from the exons ATGGATTTTGCCGAATTGACAAAGATCATCTCTAGTAGAGTTCAGAAGCTCGAGCCCGATAATGCTATTAAGATCATGGGGTGCATCCTCTTGAAGGAACCTGGAGAGCAAGAAATGTTGCAGCTAGCAattgggcatgaaaatatattgCTATCCAAGATAAATGATGCCAAGGCCATGCTAAGCATGCTATCCCCAAAGAATTTCACTTCTGCTCAAATGCATTCCATACCCAACAATTCCCACCAGTTCGGTTCATATCCTCCTTCTGGCTCACGCCCCTTCTCCTCCCCTGCCACCTTTCATGTCGCTACTCACTATTGGGATCCTCAGCTTGCTCCTGATCAGCACACTCTAGTTCAGAGTTTAGATTTTGGGCCACGACTGTATACAGATTCAATTGGAGATGACTACTCTCTTCATAACCAACCTCAATTCTCGGGCATCGATGAGCAATTGGATAATGCGAATCCCATGGGCAGTTACTACTACCCAGATGCTGCATTGGCTGGTGGGATGACTGGTAGGACCAGCAGGAGATCACAGAGCCTGTCAGAGTTACCTATGAAGACTTGCCATTACTACATCAAGGGATTCTGTAAGCATGGAGTGAACTGCAGGTACTCTCATGGTCTGTCCTTCCCGGATGGCTATTCGCAGGTATTTAGCCCCGGCATGAATGAATTGCTAAATGAGGATCGTGGATTCGCACCGGGCTCACTTGAGAAGCTAGAAATGGAGATCATAGAGCTCTTGAGGTCAAAGAGAGGGAGTCCTGTTTCTATTGCCTCACTACCTATGCTGTATTATGAGAAGTATGGAAGGAATCTGCAGGCTGAGGGGTACCTTACCGAGAGCCAGCGGCATGGGAAGGCTGGTTTCAGCTTGACAAAGTTGCTTGCCCGCTTAAAGAACAGCATCCGACTCATAGACAG ACCACATGGGCAGCATTCAGTAATACTAGCAGAAGATACCCACAGATATATGGAATGCAGGCATGAGAGAAGTGATCTGGGTTCAGCAGTCGCGAGTTCTCATCAAATCTATCTTACATTTCCAGCAGATAGCACATTTACTGAGGAAGATGTTGCCCACTATTTCAG ACAATATGGCCCAGTTCGTGATGTGAGGATTCCGAGCCAAGACAGAAGAATGTTTGGGTTTGTGAGCTTCCATTATGCACAGACTGTTCATGATATTTTGATGAAGCGGAATCCCCATTTTATTTGTAATTCTCGTGTTCTGGTTAAGCCATATAGGGAAAAATCAAGGATCATTGACAG GACCTATATGGAGAAACTAAAGCCGGCAATGTACTATCCTTCTCGATGTATTGAAGGGGAACCTGAGCTTCACACAA TTCCTAGAGAATCCGATAGTTCAAGGATGTTCAAAAGCAAGTTAATTGAGCAGGAAATGATATCTGAACTTGAGAGAAGGCATTTCTCTGAGTTGAACTTATCAAAGCCGCTATCTCAGCAACCTTATTCCAGTTATGACATGGAAGAATTTAAAGTTACAGAAG ATGGCATTGAGTTCCCACTGATAGACCATTTTAGCTATACCCTTGATGCTCTTAATAGTGGCTCGACGAGCAATGACAGAGCTAGACAGTCAAGCAACGGTTACAGTGACCAGGAGAG TGGCCACATTGAGCTCCCAGAGAGTCCCTTTGCATCTCCACCAATGGAAAGCAGCATCTCTGCGATCATATAG
- the LOC105033906 gene encoding zinc finger CCCH domain-containing protein 18 isoform X1, giving the protein MVGCCAMVGEETKYCDMDFAELTKIISSRVQKLEPDNAIKIMGCILLKEPGEQEMLQLAIGHENILLSKINDAKAMLSMLSPKNFTSAQMHSIPNNSHQFGSYPPSGSRPFSSPATFHVATHYWDPQLAPDQHTLVQSLDFGPRLYTDSIGDDYSLHNQPQFSGIDEQLDNANPMGSYYYPDAALAGGMTGRTSRRSQSLSELPMKTCHYYIKGFCKHGVNCRYSHGLSFPDGYSQVFSPGMNELLNEDRGFAPGSLEKLEMEIIELLRSKRGSPVSIASLPMLYYEKYGRNLQAEGYLTESQRHGKAGFSLTKLLARLKNSIRLIDRPHGQHSVILAEDTHRYMECRHERSDLGSAVASSHQIYLTFPADSTFTEEDVAHYFRQYGPVRDVRIPSQDRRMFGFVSFHYAQTVHDILMKRNPHFICNSRVLVKPYREKSRIIDRTYMEKLKPAMYYPSRCIEGEPELHTIPRESDSSRMFKSKLIEQEMISELERRHFSELNLSKPLSQQPYSSYDMEEFKVTEDGIEFPLIDHFSYTLDALNSGSTSNDRARQSSNGYSDQESGHIELPESPFASPPMESSISAII; this is encoded by the exons ATGGTAGGATGCTGTGCCATGGTTGGAGAAG AGACTAAGTACTGTGATATGGATTTTGCCGAATTGACAAAGATCATCTCTAGTAGAGTTCAGAAGCTCGAGCCCGATAATGCTATTAAGATCATGGGGTGCATCCTCTTGAAGGAACCTGGAGAGCAAGAAATGTTGCAGCTAGCAattgggcatgaaaatatattgCTATCCAAGATAAATGATGCCAAGGCCATGCTAAGCATGCTATCCCCAAAGAATTTCACTTCTGCTCAAATGCATTCCATACCCAACAATTCCCACCAGTTCGGTTCATATCCTCCTTCTGGCTCACGCCCCTTCTCCTCCCCTGCCACCTTTCATGTCGCTACTCACTATTGGGATCCTCAGCTTGCTCCTGATCAGCACACTCTAGTTCAGAGTTTAGATTTTGGGCCACGACTGTATACAGATTCAATTGGAGATGACTACTCTCTTCATAACCAACCTCAATTCTCGGGCATCGATGAGCAATTGGATAATGCGAATCCCATGGGCAGTTACTACTACCCAGATGCTGCATTGGCTGGTGGGATGACTGGTAGGACCAGCAGGAGATCACAGAGCCTGTCAGAGTTACCTATGAAGACTTGCCATTACTACATCAAGGGATTCTGTAAGCATGGAGTGAACTGCAGGTACTCTCATGGTCTGTCCTTCCCGGATGGCTATTCGCAGGTATTTAGCCCCGGCATGAATGAATTGCTAAATGAGGATCGTGGATTCGCACCGGGCTCACTTGAGAAGCTAGAAATGGAGATCATAGAGCTCTTGAGGTCAAAGAGAGGGAGTCCTGTTTCTATTGCCTCACTACCTATGCTGTATTATGAGAAGTATGGAAGGAATCTGCAGGCTGAGGGGTACCTTACCGAGAGCCAGCGGCATGGGAAGGCTGGTTTCAGCTTGACAAAGTTGCTTGCCCGCTTAAAGAACAGCATCCGACTCATAGACAG ACCACATGGGCAGCATTCAGTAATACTAGCAGAAGATACCCACAGATATATGGAATGCAGGCATGAGAGAAGTGATCTGGGTTCAGCAGTCGCGAGTTCTCATCAAATCTATCTTACATTTCCAGCAGATAGCACATTTACTGAGGAAGATGTTGCCCACTATTTCAG ACAATATGGCCCAGTTCGTGATGTGAGGATTCCGAGCCAAGACAGAAGAATGTTTGGGTTTGTGAGCTTCCATTATGCACAGACTGTTCATGATATTTTGATGAAGCGGAATCCCCATTTTATTTGTAATTCTCGTGTTCTGGTTAAGCCATATAGGGAAAAATCAAGGATCATTGACAG GACCTATATGGAGAAACTAAAGCCGGCAATGTACTATCCTTCTCGATGTATTGAAGGGGAACCTGAGCTTCACACAA TTCCTAGAGAATCCGATAGTTCAAGGATGTTCAAAAGCAAGTTAATTGAGCAGGAAATGATATCTGAACTTGAGAGAAGGCATTTCTCTGAGTTGAACTTATCAAAGCCGCTATCTCAGCAACCTTATTCCAGTTATGACATGGAAGAATTTAAAGTTACAGAAG ATGGCATTGAGTTCCCACTGATAGACCATTTTAGCTATACCCTTGATGCTCTTAATAGTGGCTCGACGAGCAATGACAGAGCTAGACAGTCAAGCAACGGTTACAGTGACCAGGAGAG TGGCCACATTGAGCTCCCAGAGAGTCCCTTTGCATCTCCACCAATGGAAAGCAGCATCTCTGCGATCATATAG